The following are encoded in a window of Saccharothrix longispora genomic DNA:
- a CDS encoding condensation domain-containing protein, whose protein sequence is MSPRTEPASTCERRFWFAEQIGAGTRSVLLHIEIDGLVDEVALAEALRAVRARHEALRTGFALRGTALVREVHADPGGPELVLLPPDVGLADVPRVLTVVPLDLAGGSLIRAGLRGGDLFVVVHHIVFDGLSGQVFTKDLAAAYRQALDTGRADLGVSGRRPEPVIAAPRRAVLERHWRARLDGVPELPDLGAPTTLRELTRGTVVEHGWSRPAGEAGRLRAYAREAGISVFTLALWAFASALGEVGGADDFCVGTVFADRPPGADHEIGCMINMLPIRIVGAGRDGGLARAWESAVDALTHSELPIEDIVAACAPGNRRRMPLYQATLLYQSWPRVDHDAGPARLRSRPVSPRGGYAEVLLEVRDDERWHGVFQAPERAGWANRLDALSTAFSARLDGLGRP, encoded by the coding sequence GTGAGCCCGCGCACCGAACCCGCGTCGACCTGTGAGCGCAGGTTCTGGTTCGCCGAGCAGATCGGCGCCGGCACCCGGTCGGTGCTGCTGCACATCGAGATCGACGGCCTGGTCGACGAGGTCGCGCTCGCCGAGGCGCTGCGCGCGGTGCGCGCCCGGCACGAGGCGCTGCGCACGGGGTTCGCGCTGCGCGGCACGGCGTTGGTCCGCGAGGTGCACGCGGACCCGGGCGGTCCGGAGCTGGTGCTCCTGCCGCCGGACGTCGGACTCGCCGACGTGCCGCGGGTGTTGACCGTCGTCCCGCTCGACCTGGCCGGGGGCTCGTTGATCCGGGCCGGCTTGCGCGGTGGCGACCTGTTCGTCGTGGTGCACCACATCGTGTTCGACGGCCTGTCCGGTCAGGTGTTCACCAAGGACCTCGCCGCGGCCTACCGCCAAGCGCTCGACACCGGCCGCGCCGACCTGGGCGTGTCGGGCCGCCGTCCGGAGCCGGTGATCGCCGCGCCGCGCCGGGCCGTGCTGGAACGGCACTGGCGGGCCCGGCTGGACGGTGTGCCGGAGCTGCCCGACCTGGGTGCGCCGACCACCTTGCGCGAGTTGACCCGCGGAACCGTGGTCGAGCACGGGTGGAGCCGGCCGGCCGGGGAAGCCGGACGGTTGCGCGCGTACGCCAGGGAAGCGGGGATCTCGGTGTTCACCCTGGCGCTGTGGGCGTTCGCGTCCGCGCTGGGCGAGGTCGGCGGCGCCGACGACTTCTGCGTGGGCACGGTGTTCGCCGACCGGCCGCCCGGTGCCGACCACGAGATCGGCTGCATGATCAACATGCTGCCGATCCGGATCGTCGGCGCCGGCCGCGACGGCGGGCTCGCCCGCGCCTGGGAGTCCGCGGTGGACGCCCTCACCCACAGCGAGCTGCCGATCGAGGACATCGTCGCGGCCTGCGCGCCGGGCAACCGCCGCAGGATGCCGCTCTACCAGGCCACACTGCTCTACCAGAGCTGGCCGCGGGTGGACCACGACGCCGGTCCCGCCCGGCTGCGGTCACGACCGGTCAGCCCTCGCGGCGGCTACGCCGAGGTGCTGCTGGAGGTACGGGACGACGAGCGCTGGCACGGCGTGTTCCAGGCGCCCGAACGGGCCGGC
- a CDS encoding non-ribosomal peptide synthetase: MRFSPGQEGVYLADTAAADPVGYTVSAVYRVTGPRDDARLAERVEELVRLHPLLASRVVTERDGFRLVASDRPVALEVRDRPGGCRTPHDAVAGPYDLARGPLVRLVLLRYSARSADLVIGAHHLVVDESSVELVARWLLVDGVPPEPGRFGEWSANRHERAARDGAGLADLRAELRAATTALDLAWGMPAHDGAGSGRVEFTLDPVTWGGVRSVAAAAGASWYATCLAAVGLVLSRNCGTTTPVVGVTVNGRSPRLAASIGYFGNTVLVPVDAAGDLTVGGHLRRTHESGLRAYRRSHFPLPLVLGEDGGAGPQVVVVPRADLPTLSTGPTRCEPVPAPGPGAATFPMTCYVKDRADGSMQGVLVFRQAVFGPAAVERFAGQVRTVLTEFARGPDRPLAGVPTLGAAERDAVLALGRGAPVAPVVDTVTSLFARQAARSGERVAVSDVDGDVTYRELDERSTRLAGALAEAGVVGGDRVGVCLERSSGLVVALLAVLKAGAAYVPLEPSYPAGRLAFTAADAGVRVVVTDRAAAPNGLRAVDVAAEAAGRPPVPVSPGDPAYVIHTSGSTGEPKGVVATHGNVVSLIGATSGEFGLGASDVWSWFHSFAFDFSVWEVWGCLLTGGRLVVVPRWTSRDPAEFHRTLVRHRVTVLSQTPSALAVLSGSAGSGLSRLAVRLLVCAGEPLDTTSLRPWFDHRPEPGRVVNMYGITETTVHCTLRDLTAADTTRSERSVGRPLAGWELHVRDTAGHPVPVGVAGEIHVAGSGVTAGYLNRPELTALRFPGGARYRSGDLGRYRPDGELEVLGRIDDQVKIRGHRVEPGEVRAVLAGHPRVRAAAVVATGSPPRLDAYVVLDGEAPAEELRAHLERGLPAHMLPSTITPVAEFPLTSNGKLDVEALVPVAAPEPDEEPFTGVESTVARIWRQVLGRDVRRGDNFFRIGGNSLLAVRVLTALHDAGHPDVTLRDVFRYSTLSDLVKTIEEVGS; this comes from the coding sequence GTGCGATTTTCACCCGGCCAGGAAGGTGTTTACCTCGCGGACACCGCGGCGGCCGACCCGGTGGGCTACACCGTGTCCGCGGTGTACCGGGTGACCGGTCCCCGCGATGACGCGAGGCTCGCCGAGCGGGTCGAGGAGCTCGTCCGCCTGCACCCCTTGCTCGCCTCGCGCGTCGTCACCGAACGGGACGGGTTCCGCCTCGTCGCGTCGGACCGGCCGGTGGCGTTGGAGGTCCGGGACCGGCCCGGCGGCTGCCGGACCCCGCACGACGCCGTGGCCGGGCCGTACGACCTGGCCCGCGGACCGCTGGTGCGGCTGGTGCTGCTGCGGTACTCGGCGCGGAGCGCGGACCTGGTCATCGGCGCGCACCACCTGGTGGTGGACGAGTCGTCCGTCGAACTCGTCGCGCGGTGGCTCCTGGTCGACGGCGTGCCACCCGAGCCCGGACGGTTCGGCGAGTGGTCCGCGAACCGGCACGAACGCGCCGCCCGCGACGGGGCGGGCCTCGCCGACCTGCGCGCGGAGCTGCGTGCCGCCACGACGGCGCTCGACCTGGCGTGGGGGATGCCCGCCCACGACGGCGCGGGGTCCGGGCGGGTCGAGTTCACGCTGGACCCGGTGACGTGGGGCGGCGTGCGGTCGGTCGCGGCGGCGGCGGGCGCGAGCTGGTACGCCACGTGCCTGGCCGCCGTGGGACTGGTGCTCTCCCGGAACTGCGGCACCACCACGCCGGTGGTCGGTGTGACCGTCAACGGCCGCTCGCCCCGGCTCGCCGCGTCGATCGGCTACTTCGGCAACACCGTCCTGGTCCCGGTCGACGCCGCGGGGGACCTCACGGTGGGCGGGCACCTGCGCCGGACGCACGAGTCCGGTCTGCGCGCCTACCGGCGGTCGCACTTCCCGCTGCCACTCGTCCTCGGCGAGGACGGTGGCGCCGGCCCGCAGGTCGTTGTGGTGCCCAGGGCCGACCTGCCGACGCTGAGCACCGGCCCGACCCGCTGCGAGCCGGTGCCCGCACCGGGCCCGGGAGCCGCGACGTTCCCCATGACCTGCTACGTCAAGGACCGCGCGGACGGCTCCATGCAGGGCGTCCTGGTCTTTCGCCAGGCGGTGTTCGGCCCGGCCGCCGTCGAGCGGTTCGCCGGGCAGGTGCGGACCGTGCTCACCGAGTTCGCCCGGGGCCCCGACCGCCCGCTGGCCGGCGTGCCCACGCTGGGGGCCGCGGAACGGGACGCGGTGCTCGCCCTGGGGCGCGGCGCGCCGGTCGCCCCGGTGGTGGACACGGTCACCTCGCTGTTCGCCCGGCAGGCGGCCCGTTCCGGCGAGCGGGTCGCGGTCAGCGACGTGGACGGCGACGTGACCTACCGCGAACTCGACGAACGGTCGACCCGCCTGGCCGGAGCACTGGCGGAGGCCGGCGTCGTCGGCGGGGACCGCGTGGGTGTGTGCCTGGAGCGCTCGTCGGGACTGGTCGTCGCGCTGCTCGCCGTGCTGAAGGCCGGGGCGGCCTACGTGCCGCTCGAACCGTCGTACCCGGCCGGACGGCTGGCCTTCACCGCGGCCGACGCCGGGGTCCGGGTGGTGGTCACCGACCGCGCGGCGGCGCCGAACGGGCTGCGCGCGGTGGACGTGGCGGCGGAAGCCGCCGGACGTCCGCCGGTCCCGGTGTCACCGGGGGACCCGGCCTACGTCATCCACACGTCGGGTTCGACCGGCGAGCCGAAGGGCGTGGTGGCCACCCACGGCAACGTGGTCAGCCTGATCGGCGCGACGTCCGGCGAGTTCGGGCTCGGCGCGTCCGACGTGTGGAGCTGGTTCCACTCCTTCGCCTTCGACTTCTCGGTGTGGGAGGTCTGGGGTTGCCTGCTGACCGGCGGACGGCTGGTCGTCGTGCCGCGGTGGACCTCGCGGGACCCGGCCGAGTTCCACCGGACGCTGGTGCGCCACCGCGTCACCGTGCTCAGCCAGACGCCGTCCGCGCTGGCGGTGCTGTCGGGCTCGGCCGGGAGCGGGCTGTCCCGGCTCGCGGTCCGGCTGCTGGTCTGCGCCGGCGAACCCCTGGACACGACCTCGCTGCGGCCCTGGTTCGACCACCGGCCGGAACCCGGTCGCGTGGTCAACATGTACGGGATCACCGAGACGACGGTCCACTGCACCCTGCGCGACCTGACCGCGGCCGACACCACCCGGTCCGAGCGCTCGGTGGGCAGGCCGCTCGCGGGGTGGGAACTGCACGTGCGCGACACCGCCGGGCACCCGGTCCCGGTCGGCGTCGCCGGCGAGATCCACGTCGCCGGCTCGGGCGTGACCGCCGGCTACCTCAACCGGCCGGAGCTGACCGCCCTGCGGTTCCCCGGCGGCGCCCGCTACCGCAGCGGCGACCTGGGGCGCTACCGGCCCGACGGTGAACTGGAGGTCCTCGGCCGGATCGACGACCAGGTGAAGATCCGCGGCCACCGCGTCGAGCCCGGCGAGGTCCGCGCCGTGCTGGCCGGGCACCCGCGCGTCCGGGCGGCGGCCGTGGTCGCCACCGGTTCCCCGCCCCGGCTCGACGCCTACGTGGTGCTCGACGGCGAGGCGCCGGCGGAGGAGCTCAGGGCGCACCTGGAACGCGGACTCCCCGCCCACATGCTGCCGTCGACGATCACGCCGGTCGCGGAGTTCCCGTTGACCTCCAACGGGAAGCTGGACGTGGAGGCGCTCGTGCCGGTGGCGGCGCCGGAGCCGGACGAGGAGCCGTTCACCGGCGTGGAGTCCACCGTGGCGCGGATCTGGCGGCAGGTGCTCGGCCGCGACGTGCGGCGGGGGGACAACTTCTTCCGGATCGGCGGCAACTCGCTGCTGGCGGTCCGGGTCCTGACCGCGCTGCACGACGCCGGGCACCCGGACGTGACGCTGCGGGACGTGTTCCGGTACTCGACGCTGTCCGACCTGGTGAAGACGATCGAGGAGGTCGGCTCGTGA